The proteins below are encoded in one region of Mycteria americana isolate JAX WOST 10 ecotype Jacksonville Zoo and Gardens chromosome 22, USCA_MyAme_1.0, whole genome shotgun sequence:
- the LOC142419908 gene encoding olfactory receptor 6B9-like, giving the protein MGDMEVSNHSVVKEFILLGFPIDPHLQMLFFAIFLTAYLLVLAENIIIILTVWSNYNLHSPMYFFLSNLSFLEIWYVTVTLPKTMLSFVSVTKQISFMGCMTQLYFFLSLGNTECLLLAVMAYDRYVAICKPFHYSTIMRHTVCVYLTMGSWLTGFLISGCKVFFISRLTYCGPNIINHFFCDVSPLLNLACTDMERAALMDFVAALFILLMPLSTVILSYSYIIFTVLHISSVQGCQKAFSTCASHLIVVIVFYATSIFIYVRPKTLPLHDTNKIVSALYAVVVPLFNPIIYCLRNPEIKDALQKILAVSLTPLSQICHTVFLPFLKYTITEVPPALLIGSVLGSGGPECLDFILFITHPF; this is encoded by the exons ATGGGAGACATGGAGGTGAGCAATCACAGCGTGGTCAAAGAATTCATTCTCCTTGGATTTCCCATTGATCCTCACTTGCAGATGCTCTTCTTTGCAATATTTCTCACTGCATATCTCTTAGTTTTAGCAGAAAATATTATCATCATCCTGACTGTCTGGTCAAACTATAACCTTCACTCCCCCATGTATTTCTTTCTGAGTAAtttgtccttcctggagatctGGTATGTAACGGTCACACTTCCCAAGACAATGCTGAGCTTTGTGTCAGTGACAAAGCAAATCTCCTTCATGGGGTGCATGACACAGCTGTACTTCTTCCTCAGCTTGGGCAACACTGAGTGTCTTCTCCTGGCTGTCATGGCATATGATCGCTATGTTGCCATTTGCAAGCCTTTCCATTACTCTACTATCATGAGACACACTGTCTGTGTCTACCTTACTATGGGATCTTGGTTGACTGGTTTCTTAATTTCTGgatgcaaagtattttttatctCTCGGCTAACATACTGTGGACCCAATATAATCAAccatttcttctgtgatgtttctcCTCTCTTGAACTTAGCCTGCACAGATATGGAAAGAGCTGCTCTTATGGATTTTGTGGCTGCCTTATTTATTCTCCTGATGCCTCTCTCCACAGTAATTCTTTCCTATAGCTATATCATCTTCACTGTCCTTCACATTTCATCTGTACAAGGTTGCCAAAAAGCCTTCTCCACCTGTGCCTCCCACCTTATAGTGGTCATTGTCTTCTATGCGACAAGCATTTTCATCTATGTGAGGCCCAAAACACTTCCACTTCATGATACAAACAAAATCGTGTCTGCTCTCTACGCTGTTGTTGTTCCTCTCTTCAATCCCATCATTTATTGCCTGAGGAACCCGGAAATCAAGGATGCTCTCCAAAAGATCCT ggctgtttctctcactcctctctctcaaaTCTGCCACACagtgtttttaccctttcttaaatatactatcacagaggtgccaccagctttgctgattggctcagtTTTGGGCAGcg GTGGTCCAGAATGCCTAGATTTCATACTGTTCATCACTCATCCCTTTTAG
- the LOC142419909 gene encoding olfactory receptor 6Y1-like encodes MGGRNETSVTYFILLGFPTTAELQRLLFSALLLAYLLTVLENFLIILIIRTNHSLQKPMYFFLGNLSFLEIWYVSVTEPKMLIDFLSQDKHISFQGCMTQLYFFVTFVCTEYILLAVMAYDRFLAICKPLQYSLIMNHQFCAQLTAGCWMCGLITSSIKLSFIAQLSFCDVDKINHYFCDISPLLNISCSDSSSAELVDFILALIVIMVPLFTVVTSYICIIFTVLKIPSSQRRQKAFSTCSSHLTVVILFYSTTLFTYSHPKVMYTYSANKLVSVLYTVVVPLLNPLIYCLRNKEVRFALRKTFTCTRHT; translated from the coding sequence ATGGGTGGAAGGAATGAAACCAGTGTCACGTATTTCATTCTCCTGGGTTTTCCCACCACTGCTGAACTGCAGCGGctcctcttctctgctttacTTCTGGCTTACTTATTAACTGTGTTGGAAAATTTTCTTATCATTCTCATCATCCGGACTAACCACAGTCTGCAAAAACCCATGTATTTCTTCCTAGGAAATCTGTCTTTCTTAGAGATTTGGTATGTTTCTGTCACTGAGCCAAAGATGCTCATAGATTTCCTCTCTCAAGACAAACATATCTCATTCCAGGGGTGCATGACACAGCTGTATTTCTTTGTGACTTTTGTTTGTACTGAGTATATTCTGTTAGCTGTTATGGCCTATGATCGTTTCTTGGCCATATGCAAACCTCTCCAATATTCACTCATCATGAATCATCAGTTCTGTGCTCAGCTGACAGCTGGCTGTTGGATGTGTGGTTTGATCACTTCTTCCATCAAACTGAGCTTTATAGCCCAGCTCTCATTCTGTGATGTAGACAAAATCAATCACTATTTCTGTGATATTTCACCCCTACTGAATATCTCCTGCAGCGATTCCTCTTCAGCTGAGCTAGTGGACTTCATCTTGGCTCTGATCGTCATCATGGTGCCTCTATTTACTGTGGTCACCTCCTATATTTGCATCATATTCACTGTGTTGAAGATCCCTTCTTCTCAGAGGAGGCAAAAGGCCTTTTCCACCTGCAGCTCCCACTTGACTGTAGTGATATTGTTCTACTCCACCACTCTTTTCACTTATTCCCACCCTAAAGTCATGTATACCTATAGTGCTAACAAGTTGGTATCAGTCTTGTACACCGTAGTTGTGCCACTTCTGAATCCTCTCATATATTGTCTTAGAAACAAAGAAGTCAGGTTTGCCCTGAGGAAGACCTTTACTTGCACAAGACACACCTAA
- the LOC142419746 gene encoding olfactory receptor OR9H1-like, whose translation MENDTKVTEFILVGFKSHPGLQLLLSVLFSTMYIVTVVGNTCMILIIRMDSKLHTPMYFFLENLSILDICYSSVITPKAALTLSLGRRTISYNGCASQMFFFSLFGTTEAFFLAVMAYDRFTAICNPLLYKIVMNKRLCVFMVVGSYLSGCINSTIQTGFTFSLSFCGPKEINHFFCDVPAVMHASCSDTLVNEKVMLALCGSIIVSTALVVFISYGYIIITIVQMPSAESRRKAFSTCSSHMLAVSLFFGTVFFTYAQPGATSSPDKSNTISILYTIVIPMLNPFIYTLRNKEVKGSLKKQLKRKRFF comes from the coding sequence atggaaaaCGACACCAAGGTAACTGAGTTCATTTTGGTTGGGTTCAAATCTCATCCAGGATTGCAACTCCTTCTCTCTGTTCTCTTCTCAACAATGTATATTGTCACTGTGGTAGGAAATACCTGCATGATCCTCATCATCAGAATGGACTCCAAGCTGCACACTCCCATGTACTTTTTCCTAGAGAACTTGTCCATCTTGGACATCTGCTATTCCTCTGTCATCACTCCCAAAGCAGCACTGACACTCTCACTGGGCAGAAGAACCATTTCCTACAATGGCTGTGCATCTCAAAtgttcttcttctctctctttggAACTACAGAAGCCTTCTTCCTTGCTGTGATGGCTTATGATCGCTTCACTGCCATCTGCAATCCACTGCTGTACAAAATTGTTATGAATAAAAGACTTTGTGTTTTCATGGTGGTGGGCTCTTATCTGTCAGGCTGCATCAATTCCACCATCCAGACAGGCTTTACATTCAGTTTGTCCTTTTGTGGGCCCAAGGAAATAAACCACTTCTTCTGTGATGTTCCTGCAGTGATGCATGCCTCCTGCTCAGACACACTTGTCAATGAAAAAGTAATGCTGGCTCTATGTGGATCAATTATTGTGAGCACTGCCTTGGTGGTTTTTATCTCCTATGGTTATATAATCATCACTATTGTCCAAATGCCGTCAGCTGAGAGCAGGCGCAAGGCCTTCTCCACTTGCTCTTCTCACATGCTGGCTGTTAGCTTGTTCTTTGGGACTGTTTTCTTCACGTATGCTCAGCCTGGGGCCACATCTTCACCTGACAAAAGCAACACCATCTCTATCCTCTATACTATTGTTATTCCCATGCTAAACCCTTTCATCTACACCCTTCGAAACAAGGAGGTAAAAGGGTCTctgaaaaaacagttaaaaaggaaaaggtttttttag